The genomic DNA CAAGAAACGAACTGCATGTTCAACAGCATCCAATGCACTGCCTCCTTGCTTCAAGATTTTATAACCCGTATTTACAGCATCTACCAATCCCGCTTTATAAGCTATTTGGTTCAATTGGATAAATTCCGAATCTTGTCCGGCTCCACCGTGAACAGCTATCGCAATATTTTTCATCGTTATTCTTTTCCTGTCTATTAGTATTTATATATTTTTTATGAGGGCAGAACTTAGTCATGGATTTCCATCTCCCTTAATCCTAATTGTATCTATTGCAGGATTAGCAACCATTCTGGTTTTCAGATTGAATCGGCAACCTTTTACTAACAAATGGACTTTTAAGTTTTCTACAAATACACCGCATTCATCATCTTCTTCTTCAGAAATATTTGTTTGTCCGATAGTTGAATTATCTATTATCACTACCACACCTGAGCCTATGCATTTAGCATCATGTCCATTTTTCACAATCAGTGCAGTGTCATCACCAAGACCAACGCCAAGTTGCCCGGGATTAACCAGCACAGCGTGAGCAAGTCGCCCAAATCTCCCGCGTTTTATGAAATGAGAATCTATTATACAATGCTCAAGCCAACCAAAGCCAGAAGTGGTTTGCAAATCATGTCTAAACACTACTTCATTGGTACCGCCACCGCAAATCATAATTTTTGACATCACCATTGCACCGGCGCTTGTACCGGCAACTACAAAGTTTTCCTCTTCATGGTAGCGTTTCGCGATTAATTTGATTAATGGGGTATCTCCCAAAATGTCTGATAAACGACATTGGTCGCCACCACTAAAAAAAACTGCGTCTGCTTTTTCTATCCGCTTAATGTATTTGCTTAACCCTGCTTCACTTTTCTTTTCTATGGGTATGAAACCTGTATTATCAAGTCCTATTTGATTGAATGTTTGTTGATATAATTCTTTCACTTCCTCCTGAAACATAGAGGCGGTAGTGATTATCTCAACTTTCTTTTTCCCTTTTAAAAGCATATGCAAAATTGCAAAGTGTTTGAACTCAAGGTTTTGTTTTTCAACTTGAAGCGATTGATTATCAACTTTATCTTCGGCTCCTCCGATTATGAGTAATGTTCCTTTTGTTATCATGATTCGATTTGGTTTAAGATTAATGGGACTAAATCAGCCGATGCGATTTCTAAATCCATTTGTTGTTGCACATAGGACAGTGTATTTGGAATATCATCGGCACTCTCAAAAATAAATTCTCCGCTTATTGCATTATCAATGGCATATTGTATAGCTTCAATTTCATCTGAAATTATTATTATAGGTATATTGTCATTAATTTCTCGAATACCTTCAATCAGAAACTTGCTTAATTCTTCTTTGGTCCTTCCTCTGTTGTCTTTGTCATGCCTGATTAGTATTTTGTCAAACATATGGGCAGCATAACGCCCGATATTTTTTATGTCTTCGACGCGTCTGTCACCGGTAGCTCCAATAATTCCTGTTTTCTGGCTTGCATTAACCTGTTCCAGATATTTTTTTATCTGAATATATCCGCCGGTATTATGGACATAATCTACCATTAAGTCGAAATTTTTAAAGCGGTAAAGATTCATTCTGCCGGGTGTCTGTTGTGGCGAAGGGATGAAAGATTTAAGTGCTGAAGCGATTGTTTGTAAAGGAAAATCA from Candidatus Kapaibacterium sp. includes the following:
- a CDS encoding cyanophycinase, whose protein sequence is MITKGTLLIIGGAEDKVDNQSLQVEKQNLEFKHFAILHMLLKGKKKVEIITTASMFQEEVKELYQQTFNQIGLDNTGFIPIEKKSEAGLSKYIKRIEKADAVFFSGGDQCRLSDILGDTPLIKLIAKRYHEEENFVVAGTSAGAMVMSKIMICGGGTNEVVFRHDLQTTSGFGWLEHCIIDSHFIKRGRFGRLAHAVLVNPGQLGVGLGDDTALIVKNGHDAKCIGSGVVVIIDNSTIGQTNISEEEDDECGVFVENLKVHLLVKGCRFNLKTRMVANPAIDTIRIKGDGNP